A single genomic interval of Candidatus Binatia bacterium harbors:
- a CDS encoding helix-turn-helix transcriptional regulator — DTRLSSNLNRDNPTISLPFSVFADGTFAQRLKKLRVERGLKQAELSLKAGLNNFFRKMANRRSVLAAPSRSGLPLAAHLDIVPCRLHAFAYTGEGCLDRGATHTVAASHSYVVSVAKRSRVHE, encoded by the coding sequence GACACCCGTTTATCGTCGAACCTAAATCGGGACAACCCTACAATCTCGCTCCCTTTTAGCGTCTTTGCGGATGGCACGTTCGCCCAGCGCCTGAAGAAGCTGCGGGTTGAGCGGGGGCTCAAGCAGGCGGAGCTGAGCCTCAAGGCTGGGCTGAATAATTTCTTCAGAAAAATGGCAAACCGCCGCAGCGTACTCGCAGCTCCGAGTCGTTCAGGGCTACCCCTGGCGGCTCATTTGGATATCGTCCCGTGTAGGCTGCACGCTTTCGCGTACACGGGTGAGGGTTGCCTTGATCGCGGTGCTACCCACACGGTAGCTGCCAGCCATAGTTACGTGGTCAGCGTAGCGAAGCGCAGCCGAGTTCATGAATAA